A region from the Gossypium hirsutum isolate 1008001.06 chromosome A08, Gossypium_hirsutum_v2.1, whole genome shotgun sequence genome encodes:
- the LOC107950735 gene encoding protein transport protein SEC31 homolog B, producing the protein MACIKGVNRSAQVAMAPDAPYMAAGTMAGAVDMSFSSSANLEIFKFDFLSDDRELPLVGECPSSERFNRLAWGKNGSGSDEFSLGLIAGGLVDGNIDLWNPSNLIRSMSSEQAIVGRLSRHKGPVRGLEFNAIASNLLASGADDGEICIWDLSAPAQPSHFPPLKGSGSAAQGEISYLSWNSKVQHILASTSHNGTTVVWDLKKQKPVISFADSVRRRCSVLQWHPDVATQLVVASDEDGSPMLRLWDMRNIMSPVKEFVGHTKGVIAMAWCPTDSSYLLTCAKDNRTICWDTVTGEIVCELPAGTNWNFDVHWYTKIPGVISASSFDGKIGIYNIEGCSRYGVGEGNFGAVSLRAPKWYKRPVGVSFGFGGKVVSFRPQIHGVGTSPSSEVFVHNLVAEESLVSRSSEFESAIQNGERSSLRVLCEKKSQESESQHDRETWGFLKVMFEDDGTARTKLLMHLGFSPPAEEKDTVQNDLSQSVTDITLEEKVSYEKEATLFAADNGEDFFNNLPSPNADTPVATSENNFHVEGTVPSTDLTPQESDGLEGSAYPSFDDAVLRALVVGDYKGAVAQCIAANKMADALVIAHVGGTSLWESTCDQYLKMSHSPHLKVVSAMVNNDLMSLVNRRPLKLWKETLALLCTFAQREEWTVLCDTLASKLMASGNTLAATLCYICAGNIDKTVEIWSRCLTTEHDGKSYVDLLQDLMEKTIVLALATGQKQYSASLCKLVEKYAEILASQGLLITAMEYLKLLGSDELSPELVILKDRIALSTEPEKETTSMAFENSHLASGSVFEPMQQIYPESATSQIQPSVPISAYDENYQRSFCQYGGYAPPPSYRPQPPAPANTFVPTQSPHVSQGNFAPSPGTTQPVVRPFVPSNPPGLRNADQYQQPPALGSQLYPGAANPTYPVPQGTGSPAPVPSQMGSVPGPKVPQFIAPTPTPRGFMPVTDTPVVQRPGMSPVQSTSLTQSASIQPAAAPAAPPPTVQTADTSNVPAHQKPVITTLTRLFNETSQAVGGPRANPAKKREIEDNSKKIGALFAKLNSGDISKNASDKLIQLCQALDNNDFGTALHIQVLLTTNEWDECNFWLATLKRMIKTRQNVR; encoded by the exons ATGGCGTGTATAAAAGGGGTGAACAGATCGGCGCAAGTGGCAATGGCGCCGGACGCTCCCTACATGGCAGCGGGGACAATGGCTGGGGCGGTGGATATGTCCTTTAGCTCATCCGCGAATCTCGAGATATTCAAGTTTGATTTCCTGAGTGATGATCGCGAGCTTCCTTTGGTAGGCGAGTGCCCCAGCTCAGAGCGATTTAACCGCCTCGCTTGGGGCAAGAACGGATCTGGTTCCGATGAATTTTCACTCGGGCTCATTGCTGGTGGACTCGTTGATGGCAATATCGATCTTTGGAACCCCTCAAACCTGATACg CTCTATGTCAAGTGAACAAGCTATTGTTGGACGTCTTTCTAGACACAAAGGACCT GTTCGTGGTCTCGAGTTCAATGCCATTGCTTCAAACTTACTAGCATCTGGGGCTGATGATGGTGAAATCTGCATCTGGGATTTGTCAGCACCTGCACAACCGTCTCATTTTCCGCCTCTTAAG GGTAGTGGTTCTGCTGCTCAAGGTGAAATCTCATATCTGTCCTGGAACAGTAAGGTCCAACATATACTGGCCTCAACTTCTCATAATGGGACAACTG TTGTTTGGGACTTGAAGAAGCAAAAACCAGTGATAAG TTTTGCAGATTCAGTTAGAAGGCGGTGTTCTGTTTTGCAGTGGCATCCTGATGTTGCCACCCAACTTGTTGTTGCCTCAGATGAAGATGGTTCACCCATGTTAAGG CTTTGGGATATGCGGAACATAATGTCACCGGTGAAGGAGTTTGTAGGGCACACAAAAG GTGTAATTGCAATGGCATGGTGTCCCACTGACAGCTCTTATTTGCTCACATGTGCCAAAGATAATCGAACTATTTGTTGGGATACTGTGACTGGAGAG ATTGTCTGTGAATTGCCTGCCGGTACCAACTGGAACTTTGATGTGCACTGGTATACAAAGATTCCTGGAGTAATATCAGCATCTTCCTTTGATGGCAAGATTGGCATTTACAATATTGAG GGTTGCAGCCGATATGGTGTTGGGGAGGGTAATTTTGGTGCAG TGTCTTTGAGAGCACCAAAATGGTATAAACGTCCTGTTGGGGTATCTTTTGGATTTGGAGGAAAAGTTGTCTCATTTCGCCCTCAGATTCATGGTGTAGGTACTTCTCCGTCATCAGAG GTTTTTGTGCACAACTTAGTTGCTGAAGAAAGTCTGGTCAGTCGTTCATCTGAATTTGAATCTGCGATCCAAAATGGGGAGAGGTCTTCTCTAAGGGTTCTATGTGAAAAGAAATCTCAAGAGTCTGA ATCTCAGCATGATAGAGAAACGTGGGGCTTCTTAAAGGTGATGTTTGAAGATGATGGGACAGCTAGGACAAAGTTGCTCATGCATCTTGGTTTTAGCCCACCTGCAGAAGAAAAAGATACTGTACAAAATGACCTCTCTCAGAGTGTGACTGATATTACCCTTGAGGAAAAAGTGAGCTATGAGAAAGAAGCTACCCTCTTTGCTGCTGATAATGGGGAGGATTTCTTCAACAATCTTCCAAGTCCCAACGCTGATACACCAGTTGCAACTTCTGAAAATAACTTTCATGTTGAGGGCACAGTTCCTAGCACGGATCTAACACCTCAAGAATCAGATGGGCTGGAGGGAAGTGCATATCCATCATTTGATGATGCTGTTCTACGTGCTTTGGTGGTGGGTGACTATAAGGGAGCAGTTGCACAATGCATTGCAGCCAATAAGATGGCTGATGCATTAGTTATTGCTCATGTTGGTGGTACTTCCTTATGGGAGAGCACATGTGATCAGTATCTTAAGATGAGCCATTCACCACACCTGAAGGTTGTCTCTGCAATGGTGAACAATGATCTCATGAGTCTTGTCAATAGAAGGCCTTTGAAACTATGGAAAGAAACACTTGCACTCCTCTGTACA TTTGCCCAAAGAGAGGAATGGACAGTACTCTGTGATACGCTTGCTTCCAAACTAATGGCTTCTGGTAATACTCTGGCAGCAACTCTCTGTTATATATGTGCGGGAAATATTGATAAAACAGTAGAGATTTGGTCAAGGTGCCTGACAACCGAACATGATGGGAAATCTTATGTTGATCTTCTCCAG GATTTGATGGAAAAGACTATTGTCCTTGCTTTGGCAACTGGCCAGAAGCAATATAGTGCATCTCTCTGCAAGCTTGTTGAGAAATATGCTGAAATATTGGCTAGTCAAGGGCTTCTAATTACAGCCATGGAGTACTTGAAGCTTTTGGGGTCTGATGAGCTGTCACCTGAACTTGTTATCTTAAAAGATCGTATTGCACTTTCAACAGAACCTG AGAAAGAAACTACATCTATGGCCTTCGAAAACTCTCATCTAGCAAGTGGATCAGTCTTTGAACCTATGCAACAGATATATCCG GAGTCTGCTACTTCACAAATTCAGCCAAGTGTTCCTATTAGTGCTTACGATGAAAATTATCAGCGTTCTTTCTGCCAATACGGAGGATATGCACCTCCTCCCTCGTATCGACCTCAACCACCAGCACCTGCAAATACTTTTGTGCCAACGCAGTCTCCTCATGTTTCCCAG GGAAATTTCGCTCCTTCACCTGGCACCACTCAGCCTGTTGTTAGACCCTTTGTTCCTTCAAACCCTCCTGGTCTAAGAAATGCAGATCAATATCAGCAGCCACCTGCCTTGGGTTCTCAATTATATCCT GGTGCTGCTAACCCTACTTATCCTGTTCCCCAAGGAACTGGTTCTCCTGCACCTGTCCCATCGCAAATGGGATCAGTTCCTGGCCCCAAAGTGCCCCAATTTATAGCTCCTACTCCAACACCTAGAGGGTTTATGCCAGTGACCGACACACCTGTTGTTCAAAGACCTGGCATGAGTCCTGTGCAATCTACTAGCCTTACGCAGTCAGCATCAATACAACCAGCTGCAGCACCTGCTGCACCCCCACCAACTGTGCAGACTGCTGACACTTCAAATGTACCTG CCCACCAGAAACCTGTAATCACAACTTTAACTAGACTTTTCAATGAGACCTCTCAAGCAGTGGGAGGACCACGTGCGAACCCAGCCAAGAAGCGTGAAATAGAAGACAATTCAAAGAAAATAGGTGCCTTATTTGCCAAACTCAACAGTGGAGACATTTCAAAAAATGCTTCTGATAAGCTTATTCAGCTCTGCCAGGCGTTGGACAATAATGATTTTGGGACAGCTCTACATATCCAG GTTCTTCTTACTACCAATGAGTGGGATGAATGCAACTTTTGGCTTGCAACTCTGAAACGGATGATTAAGACAAGGCAGAATGTAAGATAA